The DNA window CGCTTTGCTGCCTGGAGCCAGCTCGGCCCCTGCGACGCGCATGGCGACCCCATCTACCCTGCCGCCACCGCCATCGGCGCTTACGGCGGCCCCCTCATCGTCCAGGTCTTGCTCACCCGCCAGACCGTCGACCACGTACAGAACTACCGCCAGCGCCCCCCCATGGCCTACTCCAGCAAGTACGGCCACCGCGCCCCTGGATTCGCCCGCGGCACCCTCCGCCGCGCCGACCGCTTCATCGAGCTGCTCGTCTCCGGCACCGCCAGCATCGTCGGCGAAGAGACCCGCCACGACCGCATGCGCGACCAGTCCGAAGAGACCCTGCGCAACCTCCGCGCCCTCCTCTCCCGCGAAAACCTCGGCGACACCGCCTTCGACCTCGGCCGCTTCCACTCCGTACGCGCTTACGTGAAGCACCCCGAAGACCTGCCCGAAGCCCAGCGCGCCCTCGAACGCCACATCCCCCCCGAGCACATCATCTACCTCTGGGACGACATCTGCCGCCCTGGCCTCCTCCTCGAAGTCGAAGGCATCGCCGCCTGAGCCTCGAACCCCTCTCGCCCGCGCTCACCTCCCGACCGACATCGCTGCCCGACACGCCGAAGCCGTCCCCACCGCGCTTTCCGCTACCCCCTCCTGAGGCGTGCCCGGCATCCTTCTCGGCCATGCACCCCAGCAAGCCCAAGCGACAACCCCTCACCCCCGAGGTGCGCGCCGAGCTGGCCGCCGACACTGCGCGCCTCGAAGCCTGCTTCGAGCATGCTCGCGCTCACGCCTGCGGCGACGTCGAAGGCCTCTTCGGCCCGGGCTCCATGATGTGGCGCGTCTTCCGCGAGAGCATCAGCTTCAGCGCCGGCATCGAGGCCCTGCTCCTTCAGATCGCCCTCCCGGCCGTTGGCGCCGGCGTCGCCCAGAACAGCAACTTCCGCAGCGACGTCATCGGCCGCGCCCGCCGCACCTTCGCCTCCCTCGCCGCCTGGGTCTTCGGCGATCTCCCGACCGCCCTCACCATGAGCTTCAAGATCCACAAGCTCCACGCCCGCGTCCGCGGCACCATCCCTGCCGACATCAGCCCTCGCCTCGCGGGCACCCCGTACCGCGCCAACGACCCCCCGCTCCTCTTCTGGGTCCACGCCACCATCATCGACGGCTCCGCGCGGGCCTACGAACGCTTCGTCGAGCCCCTCTCCCGCGTCGAGCTGGAGCGCTACCACCGCGAAGCCAACCTCCTCGCCATCGTCATGGGCGTCCCCCCCGACCAGGTCCCGCCCACCTGGGCCGACTTCCAGGCCTACATGCAGTGCATGCTCCACGGCGACGCCCTCGACGTCGGCCCCACCACCCGCGAGATCGCCCACACCCTCTTCAACAACTCCCTCACCCGCGGCCCCCTCGACGAAGCCCTCACCATCGGCCTCCTCCCCGAGCACCTCCGCGCCGCCTTCGACCTCCCCTGGGGCCCCACCTGGCAGCGCGCCAGCGACGCCCTCTTCGCCTCCTTGCGCGTCGGCCGCCAGGTCCTCCCCGACCTCCTCCGCTACCTCCCCGGCTACCACCAGGCGCGCCTGCGCGTCGCGCTCGCCGAGGGCAAACCCTTGCCCTGGGACTCCCGCCTCATCAACCGCATCGATCACGTCGTCGACCTGCCCCTCAGCCTGAAACCGCTCCCCATCCCCGACATCGTGGAAGAGAGCACCTCCGCCGCCGACGTGCGTGAGCGCATTTCGTCGTCCAATGCCTGACCCTCCAGCGTCTCCGAGCGCATTCAGCGTCTTCACGCGCCGATGGCCCACGTGCTGATTTCGATGCGCCGAGAGGAGGCGACGTCGGGTGGAGTGGTTACTCTTTTCCTGGAGCGCCTCTCGAAACCGACCGTCGCCAGCCAGCAGGGCCGCCTCGCGCCCTGCATCGCTCGGCACCCAGCGTGCAACGTCACGACCTCGCCTGCGCCGCGGCGCACCCGCGCCTCGGCGTGAGCGCGTCCCTCTGGACGGCGCGGTCCGGTCTCGTCGAGCCCTCCCGGCAATCGTCTGTGCCGGACCCTTACCGCGTTCAACGCCGCGACCGGAGCATGATGAAGCAACCCGACATGCCTCTCTCGAAGCCCGCCGCAGCCCCGCTGGATCTCCGAGGGATCCGACAGGCCGTCGAGGCCACCCTCCACCGGTTCCTGGACCACAAGGCCCACGGCCCGCACGGCCCGCACCTCACCCCCTTGCTCCAGGTGCTCCGCCACTTCCTGGAGGGCGGCGGCAAGCGCGTACGGCCCCTCTACTGCTGTCTCGGATGGCACACCGTCACCGACGCGGCCCCCAGCGACGAGGTCCTCCGCGCCGCCGCCGGCCTCGAACTCTTCCACACCTTCGCCCTGCTCCACGACGACGTGATCGACGCCTCCCCCACCCGCCACGGCCGACCCACCGCGCACCGCATGTTCGCCACGCAGAGCCGGACCCTCCGCGCCTTGTGGTTCGGCGACAGCGCCGCCATCCTCCTCGGCGACCTGTGCGAAGCCTGGTCCGCCGAGCTGCTCGGAAGCCTAGGCCACCCTGCCGCGCGCAAACCCGTGGACCTCATGCGCAGCGAGATGACCATCGGCCAGTACCTCGACCTGTGCGCCGCGGGCGGCGTGATCGGCTCCCTCGACGACGCCCTGACCGTGATCCACTACAAGACCACGAAGTACACCGTGGAGCGCCCCTTGCAGATCGGCGCCGCCCTGGCCTCTGCTTCCCCCGCCGTGATGGAGGCCTGCTCTGCCTACGCGCGTCCCCTCGGCGAAGCCTTCCAGCTCTACGACGACCTGGAAGACGTGCTCCCGACCAGCGCGCACGCTGCCTCCTCCGGCAACGACCTGCGCGAGGGCAAGCACACCGTCGTCCTCGCCCTGGCCTACCGCCACGCCTCGCCCGCCCAGGCCGCACAGCTCGACGATCTCGTGGGCGACGCTTACCTCGACGGCGAGCGCCTCGCCCGGGCGCGCGCCTTGATCGACGCGACCGGCGCCACCGAGATCGTCCGGCGCATGGTGATGGAACGCCGGCGACAGGCCCTCCACGCCGTGGAGAGGGCCCCCTTCCGCCCCGCCGCCAAGCAAGCGCTCATCCAGCTGACCGAGCTCGCGCTGCCTGGCGTCTCGGCGTGGGAAGCCACCGCTTCCGGCAACTGACACGAGGCGCCGCTCGAGCGCCTCGTCGACCCTTCTGCTTCCAGCGCGTGCGCGTGCGAGCCCCGTGTTCCAGCGCATGCGCGCGCGAGCCCCGTGTTCCAGCGCATGCGAGGTCCTGGACGCCTGGCGTCTCCTGCCTGGCGACCACCCGGCCCGCCTGCACCTCGCCTCTCCGTGGTGACTTTCCCTCTGGCGACGACACCGCCTGGCGACGACCTCGCCAGCGACCTCTTCACGCGACTGCATCGACCACGACGCCTCTGGCAACGACCCCGGAGGCCGACCTGACGAAACCCTACCGACGACCCTGGAGGCCGACATGACGCCCCGACCCGACGCGACCGAGCTGGATCTCCGCGCCCTGCGCACCGCCGTCGAGCGCACCCTCGCCCGCTTCCTGGAAGACAAGGCCCGAGGCCCCCTCGGCCCCCACATCGCCAAGCTGATCCCCGTGCTGCATCACTTCCTCGACGGCGGCGGCAAGCGCGTGCGCCCCCTCTACTGTTGCCTGGGCTGGCACACCCTCGACGACGCGCCCCCCACCGACGACGTCCTCCGCGCCGCCGCGGGCATCGAGCTCTTCCACACCTTCGCCCTCATCCAGGACGACGTGATGGACCGCGCCGACACCCGCCACGGCCGCCCCACCGCCCATCGCCTCCTCGCCGCCCAGGGCCCTCGCAGCCGCGCGCCCTGGTTCGGCGAGAGCGTCGCCATCCTCCTCGGTGACCTGTGCGAAGCCTGGTCCGCCGAGCTGCTCGGCGGCCTCGGCCACCCCATCGCCCGCAGGCCCGTGGACCTCATGCGCAGCGAGACCATCGTCGGCCAGTACCTCGACCTCTGCGCCTCCGGCCGCGACCCTGGCAGCGTGAACAGCGCCTTCACCGTGATCCACTACAAGACCACGAAGTACACCGTGGAGCGCCCCCTGCAGATCGGCGCCGCCCTGGCCGGCGCGGAGCCTGCCTTGATGGACACCTACGCCGCCTACGCCCAGCCCCTCGGCGAAGCCTTCCAGGTCTACAACGACCTCGAGGACGTGCTCCCCGACAGCACCAAGCCCGACACCGGCGGCAGCGATCTGCGCGAAGGCAAGCACACCGTCGTCCTCGCCTTGGCCCTCCGCAGCGCCAACGTCGCCCAGGCCGAGCTGCTCGACCACCTCGTCGGAGACCCCCACCTCGACGCCATCGAACTCGCCCAGGTCCGCGCCTTGATCGCCGCCACCGGCGCCGTCGACCAGGCCAAGCGCCTCGTGCTGGAGCGCCGTCGGCAGGCCCTGCGCGTCCTGGAAGCCGCCCCCTTCCGCCCTGCCGCCAAGCGCGCCCTCGACCGCCTCACCGCCATCGCCATGCCCCGCGCTGCCCGCTGGGAGGCCGAGCTGGACCTGGGCTGACGAGCGGGGAGGGATGGGGCGCCGACGTGCATCGCCGCGGGCTCGGCGCCCAGGTCATGTTCATGTACACCCTGCCCTTCTCCAGCGCATCCAGCATCTAATCCAGCTGTCTCCGCTTGGTCTCCTCGCGCTTCGCCCGCGCAATCCAGCTCAAGTCAACGTTCTGCCTGAACCCTAATGGCTTGATGTGGGTAGGGTGCAGATCTCGAACTGAGCGACAGGCAAAGCCGAACGTGCATCTGTAAGGGGTGACGAGGTGACACAGAGTTGATAGCAGAAGAGAAACTGTCAGAGTTGGCTGGAATATAATTTGGTATGAGAATCGTGCAGCCAGCCAATGACGTGACGCCGAATGACCAGACGAAGGTGCCCTCAGAAGCGCAGGCCCTCTTCGAGCAACTGCTCGTCGAACAGAGCCGGCGCAGTGGTCCAGTCGACAACTTTGGAGAGTTTGAGCGGGAGCTTCACGCTCGGATGGCCGAGATCGAACTGAAGCTGCTCGCGGAGGAACTACAGCGACAAGACGTGGACGTCACGATGGTGCAGCTCGAAGGCGTCGCATACCGCCGCGTGCTCCGCTGCACCGAGACGTACCTATCGGCGGCAGGGCCGGTGCAGGTGGAGCGAACGCTTTACGCCAACCGAGCAGAGTCCGAACGCGCCGTCTGCCCCATGGAATTGCGGGCAGGGATCGTCGAGGGCCACTGGACTCCAGTGACAGCGGAGCAGGCGATGTGGATGGTGTCTCATCTGACACCGCAGGAGAGCGCCCAGCTCTGCACCAAGCTGGGCCGCATGCAACCAAGCAAGAGCAGCTTGGATCGATTGCTGAAGCAGCTGAGCGGACGATGGGAAGAGCAGCGTCAGGACTTCGAGTCGCAGCTTCGCGGTAACCGCTGCACGGACCCCACCTTCAGCATCCCCTGGGATGTGTTAGGCGGGCCGTTTCTCGGCGCCACGGCGTGGCGACCTCAAGCGCCGGGGGGGATGCGGATGACGCCGACAGGCGCTGCGAGCTGGTCGGCGTCGAGCCGTGCCCTGGTAGCGGCCCAGTTCTTTGGCGCCAGCTCGATGTAGCGCTCCTTGGGCCAGTAGGGCAGCAGGCGCAGGATGTCGTTGAGGAATGCGAGCGGGTCGAGACGGTGCAGGCGACACGAGGCGACGAGCGTGAAGATCGCCGCCGCGCTCTCGGCGTGGGTATCGCTGCCGTAGAAGAGCCAGTTCTTGCGGCCGACGACGATGGTCCTCAGGGCGCGCTCGCTGCGGGAGTTGTCGAGGGGCAAGCGGCCATCGGTCAGGACGCGACGCAGCTCGTGCTCCTGGTTGTGCGCGTAGCCGAGCGCCTTCGCGGCGAGGGAGCGGCCTGCTTCGCTTGCGCGGGCGACGCTCACCCACGTGAAGAAGTCATCGAGCAGCGGGGCCAGGTGGGTGGCCCTGCGGCGCTTACGCTCGCTTGGAGGCAGCTTCGACCAGGAAGCGTCGAGCGCATAGAGCTCCCGGATGCGCCGCAGCCCCTCCACGGCGCCCTGGTGCTTGGTGACCGCGGCGTCGAAGAAGTAGCGGCGGCAATGGGCCCAGCAGCCGACGAGCTTGAGCGTGCCTTCGGTGGTCTCCTCGAATCGCCCGGGTGGGCCTCGGTCGAGGATGTCGTAAACGCTGCTCGCGTCGCTCTGGAGCAGCCCGGAGAAGCCGCGGAAGAGGCTCTGGACCGACGCCGAGGAATGCGAGTCGGTGTCGTGGTAGAGGACGTGGTCGCAATCGGCGACGATGGTGAAGAAGTGCCCTTTCTTGCAGGCTTGCCTGCGGCCGTCGGAGCCGGGCTCGGGCTGGATGGCGGCTCCGGTCGCGTCTGTGGACAGCACGTGGCAGTTGGCCCGCGCGTCCTCGAACATCGCGTGCACGACCGTGGCCCCGAGCGTCCCGCCGAGGTCCTCGAGGTAGCGGCACATCGTCCCGCGATCGAGCGAGGCTTCCTCGGTCTGGAGGAGCTGCTCGAGGCGGTAGCACGGCACGCCCAGCATGAATTTCTCGATGGCGAGCCACGCGAACACCGAGGTGTGGCAGAGCGCGCGCGGGAACAGCCGCGGCGGCAGCTCCGCGCTGAGCACGGTGTCGGTCCCGGCGAGCGCAATCTCGTAGCGCGCGATGCGCTTCTCGAGCACGCGGAAGCTGCCTGGAATGCGGAGCAGCTCGAAGACGGGCTCGTAGCCGATCAGCCGCCCCTTCTTCGCGAGCTCGGGGTCGTCGATGTCCACGGTGATGCGCGGCAGCTGCGAGGCCGCCAAGTTGCGTCGCCCCTTCGGCTTCGGGCGTGCCTTCTTCTCTTCCTTGTCGCGGCCCCTCTTCGCGCCGTCGTCATCGCCGCCCGTCGCGCCCCCAGGCGTCAGCTCCTGCTCGAGCTTCTTCTGCAGCGCGGTATTCTCGCGGAACAGCCCCTCGAGCAGCAGCTGAAACTCCGACGTGTTGGTGCGCTCCGACTTCGTGCCGAACAGACGACGCTTGAGCTGCTCATTCTCCGCGATCTGATTCGCAAGCGTCGTCTTGAGCGCCTGCTCTGTCCCCTCGAGGGACCGAATCAGCTCGCGCAGCGAGGCGATCGCGTCATCGCGCTGAAGGAGCTGCTCCCGCAGCTCCCGCAGCTTCTCTGTACCCATGCTCTCACGCGCCGCGCTCTTCTCGCTCATCCTCGCATCTTGGACGCGCGATACGCACGCGACAGCTCACGGTGTTTCAATGAATCGGCATACCCGACAGGCCCGCGAACAGCGCCTCGAACGCCGCCTCGCTGACCACCACGCTCTGCTCACCTGGCCGCGTCGGCGTCGGCAGCTCGAACAGACCTCGCTCGAGCCGCTTGTAGCAGAGCACGACGCCCGTGCCGTCCCACGTGAGCACCTTCACGCTCTGACGACGCTTGCCGAAGAACACGAACAGCGCCCGCGAGCGGGGCTCGCGCTTCATCCGCTCACGTACCAGCGTCCCCAGGCGCTCGAACCCGAACCGCATGTCCACCGGCTCGAGCGCGACGAAGATCTCCACGCCGTGCGGGATCATGTCGACACCCCCGCCGACAGCGCCGCCACCACCGTGCGAAGCAGCTCGGCGTCGAACGTCGTCGTGACCCGGATCCGCGCTGCGCCCACCTCGACGACGAGCTCACGGTCTCGTGCTGGCGCCGCGACCACCAGCCGAACCAGCCCCGGCGCTCCGCTCCACGTCCCTTCGGCCGCCGCCCAATTCCGCAGAGACGTCTCGGTGTACCCGCGTCTCGCCGCGTAGCGCGTCATGCTTTCCCCGCTCGCCGACCCGCTGTTCGTCCACCTCTGTGGCGGCGTGCTTCCGTGCCTGGAGACGGTGTACACCGACCTCCGTCGCTTCGATGACACCTGCAACGCTCGACTCGAAGCCATGGTAGCTCAGCACGGCCTCGCCGAGTTGACGCGGCCTCGCGTGGTGCATCTGGACATCGACACCACGGTGATGCCGCTGTTCGGTGACCACGAAGGTGCGTTGCTTGGCCCGAATCCGCATTACCGGGGTCGACCGAGCTATCACCCGATCCTGGCGCGCATCGCCGAGACCGACACCTGTGTCGGAGCGCAACTGCGTCCGGGCAACACCGGCTTTGGCAGCGCAGAAGCGCCGCTGATCGCGGCATGGATCGATAGGACCCGCGCTCACGTAGGGCCGGACTGCTTGATGTACGTGCGCATCGACAGCGCCGGCGACTGCACCGAGGTGATGGACACCATCGCGCAACACGGCGCCTTCTTTCTCACCAAGGCGCGCATGGGTCCTGCGCTCTGCGGCGTGGTGGCAGTCGCCGAGGGCTGGGAGACCTTCGACTGGGATGCCGACAAGCGCCCGTTGCGCCAGACGGCCGTCATTGATTTCGCGCGAGACGACTGGCGCGAGCGACAGCTCGCCGTGCGCGTCGTGGCGATCCGTGTTCATGAGCGGGAGTGTGGCAAGCAGCTCTTTCTCTGGGATGACAACGAGTTCACCGTGCAAGTCTTCCTGACCAACGACATGGTCAGCTCGCCAGAGGACCTCGCCCAGAAGTACAACGACCGGGCTGGCATCGAGCCGTTGATCGCGGAGTTCAAGTCGGCCTGGGGCATCGGCAAGGCGCCCAGCGAGCGGTTCGAGGCCAACCAGGCGTCGCTGTTGCTCAAGCTGCTCGCGCACAGCCTGCTGCGCCGCAACGTCACTAAGCAGTTCGCGCATCTGCCCGAGCTGCGCTCCTGGCGAGCGCCCTGGTTGCAGCGCATCTTGCTCCGCATTCCTGGTCGGCTCATTCGCTCCGGCCGAAGCGTGATCGTGCGCTTGCCACCTCGGCCCGCGTTCATGCCGCTGCTGAACTGAGCGTCATGCCAGCTTCGTGCGTGGTGGGCGTAAGGGGGCGGTGTCTGTCGCGCTCGGCTCGATGGGTTATCCGTCATGCAAGGGTCGGGGTTTTCACCAGGTGCCAGCAGGCGCTGCCGCTCGCTATCGCTGTCGCCTAAAATCGACGTTGAGTTCTCTCCCGGCTGCTGAGATCGAGGTGAACCACGGTGAGCCCAACTTAGGGCTCACCCGGGCAATGTCACCGGTCGTCTGAATCAGAGCTGCTCGTTCCGCTTCCCTCAGCCCCTCGGCCCTACGCTGGAGTCAGACTTCTGGAACGGGAACTAGAGTAGAATACGTCTCTCCCTATGTATTCGAAAACGAGCTTGGCTTCACTCATTGCTCTGAGCGCCCTCGGAACCTCCTCCGCGTGCGGCGGAGGCAACGTCGCTTCTGAGCTTGCGAGTTATCCTAAGTACCCGAACAAAGAGCCCAAATGCGGTACTACAAAACTCCAGGCGCGCCCGTTGATCGCAGAGTGGCCCTCCTCGGATCGCGCCGCGCTCGAAGGACGCATCAAACAGGGCCTCGTTCCGGTCCGCTACGTTGGATGCGACATGGAAGTCCTCACCACGTGCAAGGTGCCGGCGGAATATTCGTATACCGGTATCACCCCTAAGAACGACCTCGTGGTCATTCACAATGCCGACGAACTCTACGCGAACATCCCAGTCTACGCTGCCAAGTTTGAAGGCCAGCTCAAAAAGGCTGGCTCGCTCGAAATTGCCATGACTATCATCGGTCGCTACGAATCAAACCGACCGAAGATCAGCGCAGACGAACTCCAGGGCGAGTGCGCTGACACCACTCACGTCATCACCGCCCTCACTGTGGGCGCGTTCCGGTTCTCTGCGGGCGCCAGTGCTGCGGTGGGGGCCGGCGCGGGCGTGAGTGTGGGCGGCCTAGGCTTGGGTGGCAAGAGCGCATCGAACAACGAGACCCTGAACACCGACGGCGATAGCAAGGCATGCGCGAAGGCTACCGCCGACGATAAGGCTCCGCCGTACGGCTGTGGCGCCCTGCTTCGGGTGGAACTTGTCCCCCTCGGCGAGGCGCGTCAGAAGGCGCCCACCTGCCCAAGCGGTACAAAGTGGGACGGCTCTCAGTGCCTTGCGACTGTGACCACGGCAAGCGCTGCCTGCGTGGGCGGAACCATTCTTGAGGCCGGCAAGGGCTGCGTCCCTCCGGTCTCTGGCCAGAACTTCCGCTCGGCCTTGCCTGTGGAGGCCAAGTCTGTATTCACCGGCCTGTGCCTTGACGCCGCGGCCTGCGCCGAAGCGTGCGACAGAGGCCAGCCGTCCGCCTGTTCCTCTGCCGGCCCTATGTACGAATGGGGCGTGGGGGTTTTCCAGGATGTGAACCGCGCAGTGGACCTCTACTCTAAGGCGTGCAGAGGAGGGGAGTGGGGGGCGTGCGCGCGACTCGGCGAACTCTCCTTCTATGGTCTAAGTGGTGTGCCTAAGGACGCCGGGTTGGCGGTGACGTTTTTTCGGCTTGCGTGTGATCGGGGGGATCCCTCGGGCTGCGTGGGCCTAGGAACGGCATCCACGCTCGGTACGGGCATCGACCGGGACTCTGCGGCGGCGGCCCAGTACTTCGAGAGGGCATGCAACACGAAGACGACGCTCGGCTGCGTCGGTCTCGGCATGCTCTATATGTACGGGGACGGTGTACCTAAGGATGCCGCGCGAGCGGAATCACTTTTCAAGCAGGCTTGTGATGCGGGTTTTCGTCCCGCCTGTCAGCTTCAGAAGGAGACGGCGCCCTAATATTACAGTTGTACCTACGCAGACCGTGCTCCTCGGCGTCGATAATGGCAGCGGCGGGCTATCGCTTGATGGTGGCGGCGCCACCACGACCATCGCAGCACGGCGTCTGGTTCAGGAGGCGCGTTCCAATGGAGCCACCAGAGCAGACGTCGGACCTCGGGGACCGTCAACGGGAGCAGCGGAGCGTCGTGAGCGTGTGAAGCGGACTTTTTTCTTCTCGGCGCTTCGGCGTCTGCAGCGGCTCGCGGGACCGTCAGGTAAGGCATGGGCCCAAAGCGCCAAGGTGACGTGGCGATACCATCCGGTCCAACTGCGCACTTCGTAGTGATCGAGACCGACATCGCCTTTGGCGCTTTCAAAGCTCTCCTCGATGGTCCAACGGCTGCCGGCCGCACAGGCGAGCGCTCTGAGTAGGATTGGGGCGATTGCTCCTACCACGTAGTAAGTAACATCCGACGGATCCGTGACGCTGCGACGGAACAGGATGCCGCATTGCCAAGACTTGGGCTCCGGCCCTTCACAACAAGCGTACGCCCAGTCGTACCATCGTGGTTCCTTGGAACCATTGCCAGCGCTGAGACGGTGCCATTCCTTGGCAGGAATTTGGTCAACCAGCTCGCTGAGCTTGAGCCGTCGAAAGTCCCTCCAGATGCGATGCTGACTGGACACTGCAAGCACGTACGGTTGCCGGCGCTCTTCCAGCCACCGTCGTACCTTGCTGTCTTGACCGTAGACCTCGTCTCCGACGACCCAGGCAGCGGTTACCCCAGCGTCCAGCGCTCGTTTGAGCATCTGCAAGGCCAGTTGCGGCTTGGTCGCGAAGGTCGCATCCGCAGGGATCCCGGCGCGCTCGCATCGACCGCGGTCGTCGAGCCACGACGCAGGTAGATACAGAGCGCGATTGATGAAGGTATGACCGTGCGGTGTGGCGTAAGCGAGGAAGACACCAACCTGGGAGTTTTCGATACGCCCCGCCATACCGCTGTACTGGCGTTGTACGCCCGCCGAGTGCGTGCCCTTCTTGAGGAATCCCGTCTCGTCGATCACAAGCATACCGCTTGGATCGCCGAGATGATCGACGACATAGCCACGTAGATCGTCTCGGACCGCATCCGCATCCCAACGCGCTCGACCCAGCAGGTGCTGCAATGCATAGGGTATCTGGTCGCCGACGACCTCCGCGAGCTGCCAGCCATTCTTTCTGTCCACCGGGCTGAGCAAGCCTTTGAGGTAAGCACCAGTGTGCGTCCGCACATCAGAACGCGAGAAATGTACGCCCACGCGCTCGAGCAGCTGTGACCAAGCGCC is part of the Chondromyces crocatus genome and encodes:
- the tnpB gene encoding IS66 family insertion sequence element accessory protein TnpB (TnpB, as the term is used for proteins encoded by IS66 family insertion elements, is considered an accessory protein, since TnpC, encoded by a neighboring gene, is a DDE family transposase.) translates to MIPHGVEIFVALEPVDMRFGFERLGTLVRERMKREPRSRALFVFFGKRRQSVKVLTWDGTGVVLCYKRLERGLFELPTPTRPGEQSVVVSEAAFEALFAGLSGMPIH
- a CDS encoding tetratricopeptide repeat protein; protein product: MEVLTTCKVPAEYSYTGITPKNDLVVIHNADELYANIPVYAAKFEGQLKKAGSLEIAMTIIGRYESNRPKISADELQGECADTTHVITALTVGAFRFSAGASAAVGAGAGVSVGGLGLGGKSASNNETLNTDGDSKACAKATADDKAPPYGCGALLRVELVPLGEARQKAPTCPSGTKWDGSQCLATVTTASAACVGGTILEAGKGCVPPVSGQNFRSALPVEAKSVFTGLCLDAAACAEACDRGQPSACSSAGPMYEWGVGVFQDVNRAVDLYSKACRGGEWGACARLGELSFYGLSGVPKDAGLAVTFFRLACDRGDPSGCVGLGTASTLGTGIDRDSAAAAQYFERACNTKTTLGCVGLGMLYMYGDGVPKDAARAESLFKQACDAGFRPACQLQKETAP
- a CDS encoding IS1380 family transposase — encoded protein: MLSPLADPLFVHLCGGVLPCLETVYTDLRRFDDTCNARLEAMVAQHGLAELTRPRVVHLDIDTTVMPLFGDHEGALLGPNPHYRGRPSYHPILARIAETDTCVGAQLRPGNTGFGSAEAPLIAAWIDRTRAHVGPDCLMYVRIDSAGDCTEVMDTIAQHGAFFLTKARMGPALCGVVAVAEGWETFDWDADKRPLRQTAVIDFARDDWRERQLAVRVVAIRVHERECGKQLFLWDDNEFTVQVFLTNDMVSSPEDLAQKYNDRAGIEPLIAEFKSAWGIGKAPSERFEANQASLLLKLLAHSLLRRNVTKQFAHLPELRSWRAPWLQRILLRIPGRLIRSGRSVIVRLPPRPAFMPLLN
- a CDS encoding polyprenyl synthetase family protein — translated: MPLSKPAAAPLDLRGIRQAVEATLHRFLDHKAHGPHGPHLTPLLQVLRHFLEGGGKRVRPLYCCLGWHTVTDAAPSDEVLRAAAGLELFHTFALLHDDVIDASPTRHGRPTAHRMFATQSRTLRALWFGDSAAILLGDLCEAWSAELLGSLGHPAARKPVDLMRSEMTIGQYLDLCAAGGVIGSLDDALTVIHYKTTKYTVERPLQIGAALASASPAVMEACSAYARPLGEAFQLYDDLEDVLPTSAHAASSGNDLREGKHTVVLALAYRHASPAQAAQLDDLVGDAYLDGERLARARALIDATGATEIVRRMVMERRRQALHAVERAPFRPAAKQALIQLTELALPGVSAWEATASGN
- the tnpC gene encoding IS66 family transposase; its protein translation is MSEKSAARESMGTEKLRELREQLLQRDDAIASLRELIRSLEGTEQALKTTLANQIAENEQLKRRLFGTKSERTNTSEFQLLLEGLFRENTALQKKLEQELTPGGATGGDDDGAKRGRDKEEKKARPKPKGRRNLAASQLPRITVDIDDPELAKKGRLIGYEPVFELLRIPGSFRVLEKRIARYEIALAGTDTVLSAELPPRLFPRALCHTSVFAWLAIEKFMLGVPCYRLEQLLQTEEASLDRGTMCRYLEDLGGTLGATVVHAMFEDARANCHVLSTDATGAAIQPEPGSDGRRQACKKGHFFTIVADCDHVLYHDTDSHSSASVQSLFRGFSGLLQSDASSVYDILDRGPPGRFEETTEGTLKLVGCWAHCRRYFFDAAVTKHQGAVEGLRRIRELYALDASWSKLPPSERKRRRATHLAPLLDDFFTWVSVARASEAGRSLAAKALGYAHNQEHELRRVLTDGRLPLDNSRSERALRTIVVGRKNWLFYGSDTHAESAAAIFTLVASCRLHRLDPLAFLNDILRLLPYWPKERYIELAPKNWAATRARLDADQLAAPVGVIRIPPGA
- a CDS encoding polyprenyl synthetase family protein; the protein is MTPRPDATELDLRALRTAVERTLARFLEDKARGPLGPHIAKLIPVLHHFLDGGGKRVRPLYCCLGWHTLDDAPPTDDVLRAAAGIELFHTFALIQDDVMDRADTRHGRPTAHRLLAAQGPRSRAPWFGESVAILLGDLCEAWSAELLGGLGHPIARRPVDLMRSETIVGQYLDLCASGRDPGSVNSAFTVIHYKTTKYTVERPLQIGAALAGAEPALMDTYAAYAQPLGEAFQVYNDLEDVLPDSTKPDTGGSDLREGKHTVVLALALRSANVAQAELLDHLVGDPHLDAIELAQVRALIAATGAVDQAKRLVLERRRQALRVLEAAPFRPAAKRALDRLTAIAMPRAARWEAELDLG
- a CDS encoding oxygenase MpaB family protein, giving the protein MHPSKPKRQPLTPEVRAELAADTARLEACFEHARAHACGDVEGLFGPGSMMWRVFRESISFSAGIEALLLQIALPAVGAGVAQNSNFRSDVIGRARRTFASLAAWVFGDLPTALTMSFKIHKLHARVRGTIPADISPRLAGTPYRANDPPLLFWVHATIIDGSARAYERFVEPLSRVELERYHREANLLAIVMGVPPDQVPPTWADFQAYMQCMLHGDALDVGPTTREIAHTLFNNSLTRGPLDEALTIGLLPEHLRAAFDLPWGPTWQRASDALFASLRVGRQVLPDLLRYLPGYHQARLRVALAEGKPLPWDSRLINRIDHVVDLPLSLKPLPIPDIVEESTSAADVRERISSSNA
- a CDS encoding IS701 family transposase translates to MITHPSKASNDTRGCPDATLLHVQTALTTVWDGAWSQLLERVGVHFSRSDVRTHTGAYLKGLLSPVDRKNGWQLAEVVGDQIPYALQHLLGRARWDADAVRDDLRGYVVDHLGDPSGMLVIDETGFLKKGTHSAGVQRQYSGMAGRIENSQVGVFLAYATPHGHTFINRALYLPASWLDDRGRCERAGIPADATFATKPQLALQMLKRALDAGVTAAWVVGDEVYGQDSKVRRWLEERRQPYVLAVSSQHRIWRDFRRLKLSELVDQIPAKEWHRLSAGNGSKEPRWYDWAYACCEGPEPKSWQCGILFRRSVTDPSDVTYYVVGAIAPILLRALACAAGSRWTIEESFESAKGDVGLDHYEVRSWTGWYRHVTLALWAHALPDGPASRCRRRSAEKKKVRFTRSRRSAAPVDGPRGPTSALVAPLERAS